The Halodesulfovibrio marinisediminis DSM 17456 genomic interval TTTTTGCTTTCAGAAAAAAGTATAATTTTGATTGATAGATATGAAAAAGCCTTCGTGCATCGCATGAAGGCTTTTGGGTGTTCTTAATGGTGTGTCGCAGTTTGTGTTTGACCGGATCGCCATTTGATAAGGCCATGAAGCAGGAGTGTTCCTACAACCAGAGTTCCACCCTCAACAGCTCTTAGGCTTGGGATTTCGTTAAGCCAGATCCAGATCCATAAAGGGCCTATTGCTGTTTCTAAAAGCATGAGCATACCAACTTCTGCCGCAGGGATGCGTCGAGGGCCTAAGGTTATGAGTATGAAAGAGATAGGAATGATGATGGCGCAGTGCAGGAGCATCCATCCCCATCCATTATGAATGATTTCTATCGGGTGCCCTGCTACTGCGCTGATACTGGCAGTAAGTGCTCCCGAAAGAATAAGAGCCGGAGTCATGTTTCTGGAGCCGGAGGCGCGGTCATTTACAAATTTTCCTGCTAGAGCAATGCTGCACACGAGTCCAATCAAATCACCTGTAAGGTTTGGACTGTGCCATGAATCAGAAAGTACCCACAGGATACCTATCATCGAGATTACGATGGCTGCCCATGTGATGGGAGAAGAGCTTTCTTTGAGGAAAAAACGCGCCAGTATTGCAGCAAACAGTGGCTGGGTGCTGATCATAACCAACACATTTGTTACAGAGGTCATCGAAATGGCTGAAACAAAAGTGATAGTGCTGGCGGTAAATAACAGGGCAGATCTGATTAAGGCGCGGTCAAAAGATAAAATAGGCTGGTTAGGGATACTGAACCGGCACCAGAGTAACACCATTAGACTGAGCAGTAGGCCTCGCCAGAAAAGCAGGTCAAACGTTTGGGCTCCAATGAGTCTGATCATGAGGGAGTCAAAGCTCA includes:
- a CDS encoding DMT family transporter, which produces MHSEYIKGLLLTAVGVLVLSFDSLMIRLIGAQTFDLLFWRGLLLSLMVLLWCRFSIPNQPILSFDRALIRSALLFTASTITFVSAISMTSVTNVLVMISTQPLFAAILARFFLKESSSPITWAAIVISMIGILWVLSDSWHSPNLTGDLIGLVCSIALAGKFVNDRASGSRNMTPALILSGALTASISAVAGHPIEIIHNGWGWMLLHCAIIIPISFILITLGPRRIPAAEVGMLMLLETAIGPLWIWIWLNEIPSLRAVEGGTLVVGTLLLHGLIKWRSGQTQTATHH